Genomic segment of Pseudomonas iranensis:
TGGCAGCGCAAGAAATGCGCTCACGCGCTCGTGGATTTTGGCCAGTGTGGTTTCAAATGCAGCGGTGATCTCGGCTTCCGACCCGCTAGCCTCAGATGGGTCGGCCAGCCCCCAATGCGCCTTCAGGGCTGGGCCGAAGAAGATCGGGCATGCTTCTCCAGCAGCGCGATCGCAGACGGTAATGACGATGTCGGGAGGCGAGCCCTCAAAAGCATCCGAAGCCTTGCTGCTCAAGCCTGCCGTGGAGATGCCCGCCGCCTCCAGCGTTTGCAATGCCCGTAGATTCACCCGGCCACTGGGAAAGCTTCCCGAGCTGACGGCTTCTACACCCTCGGGCGCCAAGTGGTTGAAAAGCGCCTCGGACAGAATGCTGCGGCAGCTGTTGTGGGTGCACATGAACAGGATTTTCATCAGACGATTCCTTGATTCAGAAACTTAGGCGCAGTGCCAGGGCGGACAATGTGGCGACGAGAATGGGCAAGGTCAGCACGATCCCGGTCTTGAAGTAGTAACCCCAGCTGATCGTGATGTCTTTCCGGGCGAGCACGTGCAGCCACAACAGCGTGGCCAGGCTCCCGATCGGGGTGATCTTCGGGCCCAGGTCGCAGCCGATGATGTTGGCGTAAACCATCGCTTGCTGGACTACACCGTCGACTTCGGCGGCATGAATGGATAAGGCGCCTACCAGAACGGTGGGCATGTTGTTCATGATCGAAGACAGCAATGCTGTCAGCAGCCCTGTACCAAGGGACGCGCCCCAAACGCCATAACCGGCGAACACGTTCAGGATTTGCGCGATGTGGTCGGTCAGGCCGGCGTTCTTCAGGCCATAAACAACCAGGTACATACCCAAAGAAAAAATCACCACCTGCCATGGCGCCTCTTTGAGCACCTTGCTTGTGTTGATGGCATGACCACGAGCCGCGATGACATAGAGAATGCATGCACAGACCGCTGCAATGGCGCTGATTGGCACCCCCAAAGGCTCAATGACAAAGAAGCCGATCAGCAGTAGTGCCAGCACCCACCAGCCGGCTACGAAAGTGGCACGGTCATGGATTGCGTCATCCGGATTGTCCAGTTGGTTGAGGTCATAGGTCTTTGGTAAATCTCTGCGGAAAAACCACAGCAGCATGGCTAATGTCGCCGCCACGCTGACGATGTTTACCGGCACCATGATCGAAGCATATTCGTTGAAGCCGATATTGAAGTAGTCGGCAGAAACAATGTTGACCAGGTTGGAAACCACAAATGGCAAGCTCGCCGTATCTGCGATAAATCCAGCGGCCATGACGAACGCCAACGTCGCGGCGGGAGAAAAACGCAGCGCCAGCAACATCGCGATTACGATGGGAGTGAGGATCAATGCCGCTCCGTCGTTGGCGAACAGTGCCGACACAGCCGCACCCAGCAGGACGATAAATGCGAACAGCTTGCGGGTGCTTCCGCCTCCCCACCGAGCCACGTGCAATGCAGCCCACTTGAAAAAGCCTGCCTCATCAAGCAACAGACTAATAATAATGACCGCGATGAATGTCCCAGTGGCATTCCAGACGATGCGCCAGACCTCGGGAATGTCTGCAAGAGTAACGACGCCTGCCAGCAGCGCCACGATGGCGCCGAACGTCGCACTCCAGCCAACCCCGAGTCCCTTGGGCTGCCAGATGACAAGGACGATGGTGGCGATAAAGATCAATACGGCAATCAGCATTTCATTAATCCGGTTGGGCGTGAATCAGTTGCACACGGCTTGGTTGATCGGACGGTCGCTCATGCCGCACAGGCGCTTGGCCTCGGTTTCCAGCCATTGCTGATTGGCGTCTACCACTTCCTTCAAAACTGCAGCCACCCACGCGGGCAAATCAGGATTGACCCGGTAGTACACCCATTGACCCTGGCGACGATCCAGCAGCAAACCGGCGGAGCGCAGCAGCGCCAGATGACGAGAAATCTTCGGCTGACTCAGGTCGAGCGCTGCCGTCAGCTCGCATACACAGAGTTCACCTTGGCTCACGACAAGCAGGGAAATTTTGGCTCGGGTGTCGTCGGCCAGGCACTTGAACAAGGTGGTGGGGGTCATGGGTTCTGTCATTCGTCCTCCAGATGCTTTTGTCTTGACCAAAACGAAGAGCCTGATGCGTTTGCGGATGTCGTGATGCGTAGGATGAAAGGCGGCGGGATGATTGCCGGGCAATGGATACGGATGACCGAA
This window contains:
- a CDS encoding metalloregulator ArsR/SmtB family transcription factor yields the protein MTEPMTPTTLFKCLADDTRAKISLLVVSQGELCVCELTAALDLSQPKISRHLALLRSAGLLLDRRQGQWVYYRVNPDLPAWVAAVLKEVVDANQQWLETEAKRLCGMSDRPINQAVCN
- a CDS encoding arsenate reductase ArsC; translation: MKILFMCTHNSCRSILSEALFNHLAPEGVEAVSSGSFPSGRVNLRALQTLEAAGISTAGLSSKASDAFEGSPPDIVITVCDRAAGEACPIFFGPALKAHWGLADPSEASGSEAEITAAFETTLAKIHERVSAFLALPLKTISAEQLKAELNRIGSL
- a CDS encoding arsenic transporter, which produces MLIAVLIFIATIVLVIWQPKGLGVGWSATFGAIVALLAGVVTLADIPEVWRIVWNATGTFIAVIIISLLLDEAGFFKWAALHVARWGGGSTRKLFAFIVLLGAAVSALFANDGAALILTPIVIAMLLALRFSPAATLAFVMAAGFIADTASLPFVVSNLVNIVSADYFNIGFNEYASIMVPVNIVSVAATLAMLLWFFRRDLPKTYDLNQLDNPDDAIHDRATFVAGWWVLALLLIGFFVIEPLGVPISAIAAVCACILYVIAARGHAINTSKVLKEAPWQVVIFSLGMYLVVYGLKNAGLTDHIAQILNVFAGYGVWGASLGTGLLTALLSSIMNNMPTVLVGALSIHAAEVDGVVQQAMVYANIIGCDLGPKITPIGSLATLLWLHVLARKDITISWGYYFKTGIVLTLPILVATLSALALRLSF